Proteins from a genomic interval of Polaribacter sp. Q13:
- a CDS encoding Gfo/Idh/MocA family oxidoreductase encodes MSKSIKTGILSFGMSGSLFHAPFLNLHQGFDLVGVVERNTKKAQSIYPNIKSFDSVDEILNDSEIELLVINTPSPTHFEFALKAIQAKKHILVEKPFTVTSAEAKKLYAEAEKHNCLLMPFQNRRYDSDFLSVKQVIESGKLGDLVEVHFRYDRYNYNISNNRVKESNTPGNGLLYNLGPHVIDAAIALFGLPIKWSKVKKGNRPNTQIDDYAHVHLEYVNGLQVFATMSLLVADAQKSFVLHGTKGSYIKDRCDTQEMHLQSGILPNNPLYGIELPNQEGILTTVEDGIKKQEKIISEKASYLSVFEDVYQTIYNKKEYPITRAQIIRQIEILEN; translated from the coding sequence ATGAGTAAATCAATAAAAACGGGAATTTTGTCTTTTGGTATGTCTGGGAGTTTATTTCATGCCCCATTTTTAAACTTGCATCAGGGATTTGATTTAGTTGGTGTTGTTGAGCGAAATACAAAAAAAGCACAATCAATTTATCCGAATATAAAAAGTTTTGACTCGGTAGATGAAATTTTAAATGATTCAGAAATAGAGCTACTTGTAATAAATACACCAAGTCCAACTCATTTTGAATTTGCTTTAAAAGCAATTCAAGCTAAAAAACACATATTAGTAGAAAAACCATTTACAGTTACATCAGCAGAGGCAAAGAAACTTTATGCAGAAGCAGAAAAACACAATTGTTTGCTAATGCCTTTTCAAAATAGAAGATACGATAGCGATTTTTTATCAGTAAAACAGGTAATTGAATCTGGTAAGTTAGGAGATTTAGTAGAAGTTCATTTCCGTTATGATCGCTATAATTATAATATTTCAAACAATAGAGTTAAGGAATCTAATACTCCGGGAAATGGATTGTTATATAATTTAGGTCCACATGTAATTGATGCTGCAATCGCATTATTTGGTTTACCCATTAAATGGTCAAAAGTAAAGAAAGGTAATAGGCCTAATACTCAAATTGATGATTATGCACATGTGCATTTAGAATATGTAAATGGTTTACAGGTTTTTGCAACTATGAGTTTGTTAGTGGCTGATGCACAAAAATCGTTTGTATTACACGGTACAAAAGGTTCTTATATTAAAGACCGTTGTGATACTCAGGAAATGCATTTACAATCTGGAATATTACCAAATAACCCATTATATGGTATTGAATTACCTAATCAGGAAGGAATTTTAACTACTGTTGAAGATGGTATCAAAAAACAAGAAAAAATAATATCAGAAAAAGCTTCATACTTGTCCGTATTTGAGGATGTATATCAAACCATTTATAACAAAAAAGAATACCCTATTACAAGGGCACAAATAATTAGGCAAATAGAAATTTTAGAAAACTAA
- a CDS encoding glycoside hydrolase, translating into MRKYVKHVLFTSFLLVVISVCGQKKNTATVAFPYTVSEETGKREMSEAMKRSFENYEGIHPAENELYSQFKYTQLKGFNYNGHNGTISRRDPSKIIYENGKYYVWYTYRNTIVPPIGSKRADESTETIPSTDWDLCEIWYATSEDGFTWEEKGVAIPRPPKPEVGWRSVSTTDILKWKGKYYLYYQGFMEASGKSGDHCPVAMSYSDSPNGPWTAVKGAVIENGAEGEWDQYAIHDPYPLIHDGKVYIYYKSAFNRPGNVWVAGGLAIADNPMGPFKKHPLNPVLNSGHEVALFPFKEGVAAFVIKDGNEHSTIQYAKDWVNFKIAAVSELFPYAPGPYVPDAFTDTKDGRGITWGLSHFINASGSSKTAHSILARFDCDLSRDINDKEMKHTRNNFRPEIYFSKGLSRKQKERILKNNK; encoded by the coding sequence ATGAGAAAATATGTTAAGCATGTTTTATTTACATCATTTTTACTAGTAGTAATAAGTGTGTGTGGTCAGAAAAAAAATACTGCAACAGTTGCGTTTCCATACACGGTTTCCGAAGAAACTGGAAAAAGGGAAATGAGCGAGGCTATGAAACGTAGTTTTGAAAATTATGAAGGTATTCATCCTGCAGAGAATGAACTGTATTCACAGTTTAAGTACACACAATTAAAAGGGTTTAATTATAACGGACACAATGGAACGATTTCGCGTCGTGACCCTTCAAAGATTATTTATGAAAATGGAAAATATTATGTTTGGTATACATATAGAAATACAATAGTTCCTCCCATTGGTTCAAAAAGAGCAGATGAAAGTACAGAAACCATTCCCTCAACAGATTGGGATTTGTGTGAAATTTGGTATGCAACAAGTGAAGACGGATTTACTTGGGAAGAAAAAGGAGTTGCGATTCCTCGTCCTCCAAAACCAGAAGTTGGTTGGCGTTCAGTTTCAACTACCGATATTTTAAAATGGAAAGGTAAATATTATTTGTATTATCAAGGGTTTATGGAAGCTAGTGGTAAAAGTGGAGATCATTGTCCGGTTGCAATGTCTTATTCAGATAGTCCAAACGGCCCTTGGACTGCCGTAAAAGGAGCTGTAATTGAAAATGGGGCAGAAGGAGAATGGGATCAATATGCAATTCACGATCCTTATCCATTAATTCATGATGGAAAAGTATATATTTATTACAAATCTGCTTTTAATAGACCAGGAAATGTTTGGGTAGCAGGAGGCTTGGCTATTGCCGATAATCCTATGGGACCTTTTAAAAAACATCCTTTAAACCCTGTTTTAAATTCAGGACATGAAGTTGCTTTATTTCCCTTTAAGGAAGGTGTTGCAGCTTTTGTAATTAAAGATGGAAATGAGCATAGTACGATTCAATATGCAAAAGATTGGGTAAATTTTAAAATTGCTGCCGTAAGTGAGCTGTTTCCATATGCACCTGGTCCTTATGTTCCGGATGCTTTTACAGATACTAAAGATGGTAGAGGTATTACTTGGGGATTGAGTCATTTTATCAATGCTAGCGGAAGCTCAAAGACTGCGCATTCAATTTTAGCAAGATTTGATTGTGATTTGAGTAGAGATATCAATGATAAAGAAATGAAACATACTAGAAATAATTTTAGACCAGAGATTTATTTTTCAAAAGGATTATCTAGAAAGCAAAAAGAAAGAATTTTAAAGAATAACAAATAG
- a CDS encoding sulfatase has protein sequence MLKNKISTLLFCALTSIVFAQKKPNIVWINSDDLGIELGCYGNKDVKTPHIDRLAEEGTMFINSYANAPICSISRSSMITGVYAPTVNSHDHRTINMTELPAGIIPVTEIFKKAGYYVTNGSSEYNLKKRGKEDYNFKTKVKYDGFDWSGRKKGQPFFAQIQIRDPHRKFVDNSQNIVDPSKVTLPECYPDYPILRADWAAYLASVQHADDQVGQFMDRLRAEGELENTVVFFFGDNGRPHLRDKQFLYEGGLKVPIIVRYPKSVKANAVNKNLASLIDVTVSSLDMAGIEVPEYMHGKVIVGKNAVKRKYVYGFRQRAGDAVENMRSITDGKFKLIWNRTPDRPWMQLTSYKKLEYPAFALYQVLDRQGKLEYPYNLFMRITKPVIELYDLKKDPMEFNNLADTKKYQKIKDELFNNLKTNMVVWEKNMISEDAATINRAKEGSKKYYKNSLKKNKPGLSPDASYEEILKDWEVRLLDKKNYYHIKK, from the coding sequence ATGCTAAAAAATAAAATATCTACACTGCTTTTTTGTGCGCTAACTTCTATTGTTTTCGCTCAAAAAAAACCGAATATCGTTTGGATTAATTCTGATGATTTAGGTATAGAATTAGGATGCTACGGAAACAAGGATGTAAAAACACCTCATATAGATCGTTTGGCAGAAGAAGGAACAATGTTTATCAATTCTTATGCAAACGCACCTATTTGTTCCATAAGTCGTTCGTCTATGATTACAGGGGTTTATGCTCCTACCGTAAACTCTCATGATCATAGAACTATAAATATGACTGAATTGCCTGCCGGAATTATTCCTGTTACAGAAATATTTAAAAAAGCAGGTTACTATGTTACTAATGGTAGCTCTGAGTACAATTTAAAGAAAAGAGGAAAGGAAGATTATAACTTTAAAACCAAAGTTAAATATGATGGTTTTGATTGGTCTGGTCGTAAAAAAGGACAACCGTTCTTTGCCCAAATTCAGATTAGGGACCCACACAGAAAGTTTGTTGATAATAGCCAAAATATTGTAGACCCAAGTAAAGTTACTTTACCAGAATGTTATCCTGATTATCCGATACTGCGTGCAGATTGGGCTGCTTATTTAGCAAGTGTACAACATGCTGATGACCAAGTTGGACAATTTATGGACAGACTTAGAGCAGAAGGAGAATTAGAAAATACTGTTGTTTTCTTTTTTGGAGACAATGGTAGACCTCATTTAAGAGACAAGCAATTTTTATATGAAGGTGGTTTAAAAGTACCAATTATTGTACGTTACCCTAAATCGGTAAAAGCCAATGCTGTAAATAAAAATTTAGCAAGTTTAATTGATGTTACGGTATCGTCTTTAGATATGGCAGGAATTGAAGTGCCTGAATACATGCACGGAAAAGTTATTGTTGGTAAAAATGCCGTAAAAAGAAAATATGTATATGGATTTAGACAAAGAGCTGGTGATGCTGTAGAAAACATGAGAAGTATTACTGATGGTAAATTCAAATTAATATGGAACAGAACTCCAGATAGACCTTGGATGCAATTAACAAGTTATAAAAAGTTAGAATATCCTGCTTTTGCATTGTACCAAGTTTTAGACAGACAAGGCAAGTTAGAATATCCTTATAATTTATTTATGAGAATTACCAAGCCTGTCATTGAATTGTACGATTTAAAGAAAGACCCGATGGAATTTAATAATTTGGCGGATACTAAAAAATATCAAAAAATTAAAGACGAATTATTTAACAACCTAAAAACGAACATGGTTGTTTGGGAAAAAAACATGATTTCAGAGGATGCAGCTACCATCAACAGAGCTAAAGAAGGTTCTAAAAAATATTATAAAAATTCTTTAAAAAAGAATAAACCAGGGTTAAGTCCAGATGCTAGTTATGAAGAAATTTTAAAAGATTGGGAAGTTCGTCTTTTAGATAAAAAAAACTATTACCACATAAAGAAGTAA
- a CDS encoding glycoside hydrolase family 2 TIM barrel-domain containing protein, producing the protein MKSTLKYVVLLMCLWQISCSQTPQHSENNSEENNLLLSGDWKFNTIYGMGSNPLNIYEQPTDIIIDNDDKERVEIKGKWSVKREGDRGSVFYGKDYIAHRFKNNEAADNYVRYRPSLEKTGYYEAIVKFPFGMHITAQVNVNHSEGKTLNYFNQRSNCGQWMSLGIFKMNASEDNYIEVTAITAKEVAADVVMFRPIAEENYLKAKQQPSQVYLPDYNDSQWNNLKVPGHWGMLNSYSNYNGLAWYRKEFKLPEGWNENSSKKYRLKFDGVYHLAKVYLNGEFIGEHQGGFTPFEFEVAEHLNYGDSNILAVEVNNNFMVGATWNWGGIIRDVHLVKNNEVRINNQYIHATPDLKKGTATLKLKVKVENNSDEIKSVEINSEIYKNGKLIALNKLVKVPAHKTSEVILKGVLEAKDVELWHFDHPELYRLETTISENNSVIDTKTNDFGIRKVEITDSKLLLNGEPVRLGGFNRVSEHRFWGSSEPLELLEKDVDLMKEAGANFMRIMHGTQNEKLIELCDKKGILIFEEVNVRDLTNPEFTPPHYPLAKHWIKGMVERDWNHPSIIGWSVGNELSDHYDYAKLTMDFVREIDPNRLVTCVSNSGWRKTANRENDPNTEVDIIMHNMYRFQGKPQDIIDKLRSEWPKKPIFISEYGFDPYPTTSLDGDQQIFTDWNENWRGKNEFVIGGSLWTFNDYRSSYAGTSQEENRVWGLINVWRQKRRMFDRVAKEFSPIKDIQVKGLDFSKKKAEVIIPIRGLDDYPSYSLNGYKLEWEFRNADGTIIQENSQKLPSIHPADKIWKGEITWEQLPKELLDLRIRLVNPIGYVRYEKVLSFSAPTSPVITNAILGDTSVRILFKKVAGAKEYVVRYKNDSGETVDSFKTISNAIEIEGLTNNKEYNFSVIAINDKGESKLPNSIKVKPNGKLLAPKIWKSFIRDNKVVIGYTSEFGDEFYNVKYGTSKENLNKEFRTNVRGMMTIEIENEEVIYFQVQRENNNQKSNWSNIVKAVK; encoded by the coding sequence ATGAAAAGTACTCTTAAATATGTAGTTTTATTAATGTGTTTATGGCAAATATCTTGTTCACAAACACCACAACATTCTGAAAATAATTCAGAAGAAAACAACTTATTATTAAGTGGTGACTGGAAATTCAATACCATTTATGGTATGGGGTCTAATCCTTTAAATATTTACGAACAACCAACGGATATTATCATTGATAATGATGATAAAGAAAGGGTTGAGATAAAAGGGAAATGGTCTGTAAAAAGAGAAGGAGACAGAGGTTCTGTTTTTTATGGAAAGGATTATATAGCGCACAGATTCAAAAATAATGAAGCAGCAGATAATTATGTGCGTTATAGACCATCTCTGGAAAAAACGGGTTATTATGAGGCTATAGTGAAGTTTCCTTTTGGAATGCATATAACTGCTCAAGTAAATGTTAATCATTCAGAAGGAAAGACTTTAAACTACTTTAATCAACGAAGTAATTGTGGCCAATGGATGAGTTTAGGGATATTTAAAATGAATGCTTCAGAAGATAATTATATTGAAGTTACTGCAATAACAGCAAAAGAAGTTGCCGCAGATGTTGTTATGTTTAGACCAATTGCTGAAGAGAATTATTTGAAAGCAAAACAGCAACCAAGTCAAGTTTATTTACCAGATTATAACGATTCTCAATGGAATAATTTAAAAGTTCCTGGTCATTGGGGCATGCTAAATTCATATTCAAATTACAATGGTTTAGCGTGGTATAGAAAAGAGTTTAAACTTCCTGAAGGTTGGAATGAAAATTCAAGTAAAAAATACAGATTAAAATTCGATGGCGTTTATCATTTAGCAAAAGTATATTTAAACGGAGAATTTATTGGTGAACATCAAGGTGGTTTTACACCTTTTGAGTTTGAAGTTGCTGAACATCTAAACTATGGTGACTCTAACATTTTAGCGGTAGAAGTTAATAACAATTTTATGGTGGGTGCCACATGGAATTGGGGTGGGATTATTAGAGATGTTCATTTAGTAAAAAATAACGAAGTTAGAATTAACAACCAATACATACACGCAACTCCAGATTTAAAGAAAGGAACAGCCACGTTAAAATTAAAGGTGAAGGTTGAAAATAATTCAGATGAAATTAAGAGCGTTGAAATTAATTCTGAAATATATAAAAACGGAAAATTAATTGCTTTAAATAAATTAGTTAAAGTACCAGCACATAAAACATCAGAAGTTATTTTAAAAGGAGTTTTAGAAGCTAAAGATGTTGAGTTATGGCATTTCGACCATCCTGAATTGTATCGTTTAGAAACGACCATTTCAGAAAATAATAGTGTAATCGATACTAAAACCAATGATTTTGGAATTAGAAAAGTTGAAATTACAGATTCTAAACTGTTACTAAACGGAGAACCTGTTCGTTTAGGTGGATTTAACCGTGTAAGTGAACACCGATTTTGGGGGTCATCGGAACCTTTAGAGTTATTAGAAAAAGATGTTGATTTAATGAAAGAAGCGGGAGCTAATTTTATGAGAATTATGCACGGAACTCAAAATGAAAAATTAATTGAGTTGTGCGATAAAAAAGGAATTCTAATTTTTGAAGAAGTAAATGTACGTGATTTAACCAATCCAGAATTTACACCTCCTCATTACCCGTTAGCCAAACATTGGATAAAAGGAATGGTAGAACGCGATTGGAATCATCCAAGTATTATTGGTTGGAGCGTTGGTAACGAACTTTCTGATCATTATGATTATGCAAAGCTAACAATGGATTTTGTTCGTGAAATAGATCCAAATAGGTTGGTTACTTGTGTGAGTAATTCAGGTTGGAGAAAAACAGCAAATAGAGAAAATGACCCTAATACTGAGGTTGATATTATTATGCATAATATGTATCGATTTCAAGGAAAACCTCAAGATATTATAGACAAACTAAGAAGTGAATGGCCAAAGAAACCAATTTTTATTTCAGAATACGGATTTGATCCTTATCCAACTACATCATTAGATGGAGATCAACAAATATTTACTGATTGGAATGAAAACTGGCGAGGTAAAAATGAATTTGTAATCGGTGGTTCATTATGGACATTTAACGATTATAGAAGTAGTTATGCAGGAACATCTCAAGAGGAAAATAGAGTTTGGGGATTGATAAACGTTTGGAGACAAAAAAGAAGAATGTTTGATCGAGTAGCAAAAGAGTTTAGTCCAATAAAAGATATTCAGGTTAAAGGTTTAGATTTTTCTAAAAAGAAAGCTGAAGTAATCATTCCAATTAGAGGACTTGATGATTATCCAAGTTATAGTTTAAACGGTTATAAATTAGAATGGGAATTTAGAAATGCGGATGGGACAATAATTCAAGAAAATTCTCAAAAATTACCAAGTATACATCCTGCTGATAAAATTTGGAAAGGAGAAATTACTTGGGAGCAACTTCCAAAGGAATTATTGGATTTACGAATTCGTTTGGTAAACCCAATAGGATATGTTCGATATGAAAAAGTTTTGTCGTTTTCTGCGCCAACATCACCAGTAATTACAAATGCAATTCTAGGAGACACATCCGTAAGAATTTTGTTTAAAAAAGTAGCAGGAGCTAAAGAATATGTTGTCCGTTATAAAAATGATTCTGGTGAAACTGTAGATTCATTTAAAACAATTTCTAATGCAATTGAAATAGAAGGTTTAACGAATAATAAGGAATACAATTTTAGCGTAATTGCTATAAATGATAAAGGTGAAAGTAAATTGCCTAATTCAATTAAAGTAAAACCGAACGGAAAACTATTAGCACCAAAAATTTGGAAATCATTTATAAGAGATAACAAAGTTGTTATTGGTTATACAAGCGAATTTGGAGATGAATTCTACAATGTGAAATATGGAACTTCAAAAGAGAATTTGAATAAAGAGTTTAGAACAAATGTAAGAGGAATGATGACGATTGAAATTGAAAATGAAGAAGTGATTTATTTTCAGGTTCAAAGAGAAAATAACAATCAAAAAAGTAACTGGTCTAATATAGTAAAGGCAGTAAAATAA
- a CDS encoding glycoside hydrolase family protein, with the protein MKHFVFTLIIGGLLNFTISCKGQKESTDFKIELGEVALKSKFVSDTMSIWGGSIVKGDDGLYHMFYSRWKKELGWAWVTHSEIAHSVSESLFGTFKFKDVALPIRGAEFWDGLCTHNPTIHKYDNKYYLYYMGNTGDGVVTGEPGKIKLNVSHRNGQRIGVAVADNPSGPWERLDTPIIDVTNDDNALDALMTSNPSITQKPDGTYLMVYKAVGKKKPGKFGGPVVHCVATSKSPTGPFVKYNKPVFLAKGYDFPAEDPFIWYQDGKFRAILKDMHGAFTDAGQALVLFESVDGFDWTLSKNALVSTLQIKWEDGTVQKVDHLERPQIYIENGKPIALVCASDIKDENGVLHSFNVQIPIKVTKEERK; encoded by the coding sequence ATGAAGCATTTCGTTTTTACGTTAATTATTGGTGGTTTACTAAATTTTACAATTTCTTGTAAGGGGCAAAAAGAATCTACAGATTTTAAAATTGAATTGGGAGAAGTTGCTTTAAAATCAAAATTTGTGAGCGATACCATGAGTATTTGGGGAGGCTCTATTGTTAAGGGTGATGACGGATTGTATCATATGTTTTATTCTCGATGGAAAAAAGAATTGGGTTGGGCTTGGGTAACACATTCCGAAATAGCGCACTCTGTTTCTGAAAGCCTTTTTGGGACTTTCAAATTTAAAGACGTAGCATTACCAATTAGAGGTGCTGAGTTCTGGGATGGTTTGTGTACGCACAATCCCACGATACACAAATATGACAATAAATATTATCTGTATTATATGGGGAATACAGGAGATGGCGTAGTTACAGGAGAACCTGGAAAAATAAAGCTAAATGTATCTCATAGAAATGGTCAACGTATTGGTGTTGCCGTTGCAGATAATCCAAGTGGACCATGGGAAAGACTAGATACACCTATTATAGATGTAACTAATGATGACAATGCTTTAGATGCCTTAATGACAAGTAATCCATCAATAACTCAAAAACCAGATGGCACTTACCTAATGGTTTATAAAGCGGTGGGTAAAAAGAAACCAGGAAAGTTTGGAGGACCTGTTGTGCATTGTGTTGCAACCTCTAAAAGTCCTACGGGGCCGTTTGTGAAATATAATAAACCTGTGTTTTTAGCAAAAGGGTATGATTTTCCTGCAGAAGACCCTTTTATTTGGTATCAAGATGGAAAATTTAGAGCAATTTTAAAAGATATGCATGGTGCATTTACAGATGCTGGTCAGGCTTTAGTATTGTTTGAATCAGTAGATGGTTTTGATTGGACTTTGTCTAAAAACGCACTGGTTTCAACATTACAAATAAAATGGGAAGATGGAACAGTTCAAAAAGTAGATCATCTAGAACGACCTCAGATTTATATTGAAAACGGTAAACCTATAGCATTGGTGTGTGCGTCTGATATAAAAGATGAAAATGGAGTTCTACACTCATTTAACGTACAAATTCCTATAAAAGTAACAAAAGAAGAACGTAAATAA
- a CDS encoding glycoside hydrolase family protein: MKYLATLAIALLVFVSCGEKPKKTIEKETTQKEVDLKIEFGKVAQKSVFSGGDEISIWGGSVVKGEDNLYHMFYSRWPKNIGWEWVNYSEVAHAVSKDPLGPYKHVDIALKERGEGFWDGSATHNPTVHKMNGKYYIYYMGNFGDKKIVSVPGKAKINWMHRNNQRIGVAVADNPNGPWKRFDKPVLDITYNNDDASDALMTSNPSVCQMTDGKVLLIYKAVGKKFPMPNGGPVVHMVAIAESPTGPFVKQKKLAFEIKGERFPAEDPYIWYQDGKYRAIVKRIKHEKQANGKEKRMFSLVQYDSKDGLDWKPSKYHEISERIVTWENGRVQQFKHLERPQVIVENGEAIALTCAADTIVNKVRNSFNIQIPLKITKENAKK, from the coding sequence ATGAAATATTTAGCAACGTTAGCAATCGCATTATTAGTCTTCGTTTCTTGCGGAGAGAAACCTAAAAAAACGATAGAAAAAGAGACAACCCAAAAAGAAGTAGATTTAAAAATTGAATTTGGAAAAGTAGCTCAAAAATCAGTTTTTAGTGGAGGAGATGAAATAAGTATTTGGGGAGGTTCAGTAGTAAAAGGAGAAGATAATTTATATCATATGTTTTATTCTCGTTGGCCAAAAAATATCGGTTGGGAGTGGGTTAATTATTCTGAAGTTGCACATGCAGTTTCAAAAGATCCATTAGGGCCTTACAAACATGTAGATATAGCATTAAAAGAACGAGGAGAAGGTTTTTGGGATGGTTCTGCAACTCATAATCCAACGGTTCATAAAATGAATGGAAAGTATTACATCTATTATATGGGGAATTTTGGGGATAAAAAAATTGTAAGTGTTCCTGGAAAAGCTAAAATTAATTGGATGCATCGTAATAATCAACGTATTGGAGTTGCTGTAGCTGATAATCCAAACGGACCTTGGAAAAGATTTGACAAACCAGTATTGGATATCACTTATAATAATGATGATGCATCGGATGCTTTAATGACCTCTAATCCTTCTGTTTGTCAAATGACGGATGGTAAAGTTTTGTTGATTTATAAAGCTGTGGGTAAAAAATTCCCAATGCCAAATGGTGGTCCAGTTGTGCACATGGTTGCAATTGCAGAAAGTCCGACAGGACCTTTTGTTAAACAGAAAAAATTGGCTTTTGAAATTAAAGGAGAACGTTTTCCTGCAGAAGATCCATATATCTGGTACCAAGACGGAAAATACAGAGCGATTGTAAAAAGAATCAAACATGAAAAGCAAGCGAATGGTAAAGAGAAAAGAATGTTCTCATTAGTACAATACGATTCTAAAGATGGATTAGATTGGAAACCGTCAAAATATCATGAAATTTCAGAAAGAATCGTTACTTGGGAAAACGGTAGAGTACAACAATTTAAACATCTAGAACGTCCTCAGGTAATTGTTGAAAACGGAGAAGCGATAGCTTTAACGTGTGCTGCAGATACAATTGTAAATAAAGTGAGAAATTCTTTTAATATTCAAATCCCATTAAAAATAACTAAAGAAAATGCTAAAAAATAA
- a CDS encoding sulfatase, which translates to MKINILKYSVLVLFCLSAFKSIGQNNSNKNIILIITDDHAYQAISAYNDRFAKIAPTPNIDKLANEGVRFDRSYVGNSICAPSRATMLTGKHSHLNGITTLKEKFDGSQPTIANILQKNGYETSYFGKWHLKNKPVGFSNWDVLIGQGDYYNSDFKTEEGITRSKGYVTDVITDKAINWLDNQREKEKPFMMIVGHKAPHANWLPPVKYLTSFEDVEIPEPKNLFDIHSSNGLGTKETDMTIEEMPMGWYCQLWTEKKEQPNRYEDLGGSLWKRAYGRLSIEEKASFDKVFNAENESFTKANLKGKELIRWKYQRIMKNYLGCIKSVDDNVGRITDYVKKAGLEDNTLIIYASDQGLFLGEHGWYDKRMMYEEAFRTPLIAYCPSIRTKGVVSKQLVQNIDYAPTMLDFAGIEIPSEMQGESLMPIIKNKKAKNWRKSLFYQYYDYPGGHDIQKHQGVVTKRYKLIYFYEINEYEFYDLKKDPSEMKNEYSNSKYKKAISELKKELIKLRKTYKVPTIES; encoded by the coding sequence ATGAAAATAAATATATTAAAATATAGTGTGCTAGTTCTGTTTTGTTTGTCTGCTTTTAAAAGTATTGGCCAAAACAATTCAAACAAAAACATCATTCTAATTATTACGGATGATCATGCGTATCAAGCAATCAGTGCTTATAATGATCGGTTTGCTAAAATTGCTCCAACTCCGAACATTGATAAATTGGCAAATGAGGGAGTTCGTTTTGATAGAAGTTATGTTGGGAATTCTATTTGTGCACCGTCAAGAGCAACCATGTTAACGGGTAAGCACAGTCATTTAAATGGAATTACAACATTGAAAGAAAAGTTTGATGGAAGTCAGCCAACCATTGCTAATATTCTACAAAAAAACGGCTATGAAACTTCTTATTTTGGAAAATGGCATTTAAAAAATAAACCCGTTGGTTTTTCAAATTGGGATGTGTTAATTGGACAAGGAGATTATTACAATTCAGATTTTAAAACGGAAGAAGGAATTACTAGAAGTAAAGGTTACGTAACGGATGTAATTACTGATAAAGCAATTAATTGGTTAGATAATCAACGTGAAAAAGAGAAACCTTTTATGATGATTGTTGGTCATAAAGCACCACATGCAAATTGGTTGCCACCGGTTAAATATTTAACTTCTTTTGAGGATGTTGAAATTCCAGAACCAAAAAATTTGTTTGATATACATAGTTCTAATGGTTTAGGAACCAAAGAAACTGATATGACTATTGAAGAAATGCCAATGGGTTGGTATTGTCAACTTTGGACAGAGAAGAAAGAACAACCAAACAGGTATGAAGATTTAGGAGGATCTTTATGGAAACGAGCTTATGGTAGATTATCTATAGAAGAAAAAGCAAGTTTTGATAAAGTATTTAATGCTGAAAATGAATCTTTTACAAAAGCGAACCTTAAAGGAAAAGAATTAATTCGTTGGAAATATCAACGAATTATGAAAAACTATTTAGGCTGTATAAAATCTGTTGATGACAATGTTGGTCGAATTACAGATTATGTAAAAAAGGCTGGTTTAGAGGATAACACCTTAATTATTTATGCATCAGATCAAGGGTTGTTTTTAGGTGAACACGGTTGGTATGATAAGCGTATGATGTATGAGGAAGCTTTTAGAACTCCATTAATTGCGTATTGTCCTTCAATTAGAACAAAAGGAGTTGTGAGTAAACAATTGGTTCAGAATATAGATTATGCACCAACTATGTTGGATTTTGCAGGAATAGAAATTCCTTCGGAAATGCAAGGAGAGAGTTTAATGCCAATTATAAAAAATAAGAAAGCTAAAAACTGGAGAAAAAGCTTGTTCTACCAATATTACGATTATCCTGGAGGACACGATATTCAAAAACATCAAGGAGTAGTAACTAAAAGATATAAATTGATTTATTTTTATGAAATTAATGAATATGAATTTTACGATTTGAAGAAAGATCCTTCCGAAATGAAAAATGAATATTCTAATTCAAAATATAAAAAAGCAATATCAGAATTAAAAAAAGAATTAATAAAACTTCGTAAAACATACAAAGTTCCAACAATAGAATCATAA